Proteins encoded together in one Pseudomonas sp. TCU-HL1 window:
- the msrP gene encoding protein-methionine-sulfoxide reductase catalytic subunit MsrP, whose amino-acid sequence MLIHIPPSSACREHEVTPESLYISRRRLLAAAGGLAAMAALPGYAGDASVYPDAEPAQAPAWFTEKLATTRWQAVTAKGESITPFQDATHYNNFYEFGTNKGDPARYAENMQTEPWTVLIDGEVGKPGTYSVEDLIRPHGLEERIYRLRCVEAWSMVIPWLGFPLADLLKRVEPTSKAKYVSFETRLAPDEMAGVRSGFSLIDWPYVEGLRLDEAMHPLSILAVGMYGRVLPNQNGAPLRLVVPWKYGFKSIKSIVRISLVSEPPPTTWQTIAPEEYGFYSNVNPEVDHPRWSQAHERRLPSGLFSPNVVPTRMFNGYEEVASLYTGLDLRKYY is encoded by the coding sequence ATGCTGATCCATATCCCTCCTTCGTCCGCGTGCCGCGAGCACGAAGTCACGCCTGAATCCCTCTATATCTCGCGTCGTCGATTGCTGGCGGCAGCCGGAGGCCTGGCTGCCATGGCCGCATTGCCAGGATACGCGGGGGATGCGTCTGTCTATCCTGATGCTGAGCCTGCCCAGGCACCTGCATGGTTCACCGAAAAGCTGGCAACCACTCGCTGGCAGGCCGTTACTGCGAAGGGGGAGTCCATCACGCCCTTCCAGGATGCGACTCATTACAACAATTTCTATGAGTTCGGAACCAACAAGGGCGATCCGGCGCGCTATGCCGAGAACATGCAGACCGAACCTTGGACGGTGCTCATAGATGGTGAAGTAGGGAAGCCAGGCACTTACTCGGTTGAGGATCTGATCAGGCCTCATGGGTTGGAGGAACGCATCTATAGATTGCGCTGTGTCGAGGCCTGGTCGATGGTCATCCCGTGGCTGGGTTTCCCCTTGGCTGATTTGCTCAAACGGGTGGAGCCAACCTCCAAGGCCAAATACGTGAGTTTCGAGACCCGGCTTGCACCAGACGAGATGGCTGGTGTGCGTTCGGGCTTTTCCCTGATCGATTGGCCTTATGTGGAGGGATTACGTCTGGATGAGGCCATGCACCCACTGAGCATTCTTGCCGTTGGTATGTATGGCCGTGTGCTGCCAAATCAGAATGGTGCGCCGCTGCGCCTGGTCGTGCCCTGGAAGTACGGTTTCAAGAGCATCAAGTCCATCGTACGGATCAGTCTGGTCAGTGAGCCGCCGCCGACCACCTGGCAAACAATTGCACCTGAGGAATATGGCTTCTATTCGAACGTCAATCCGGAGGTGGATCATCCACGCTGGAGTCAGGCCCATGAGCGGCGGCTGCCGAGCGGTTTGTTCAGCCCGAATGTCGTGCCCACTCGCATGTTCAACGGCTATGAAGAAGTTGCCAGCCTTTATACCGGGCTAGATCTGAGGAAGTACTACTGA
- the mksF gene encoding Mks condensin complex protein MksF has product MSQERYGIRRFALLNTAGYSLGLFPLETPLSIYGANNLGKSASINALQFPILARMSDMSFGKYSLEQSRKFYFATDTSYILVEVSLPHGPHVIGVAGRGPGGGFGHQFFAYRGELDLGHYQRDGTCLRQRELFNNLEREGIKAYELKPDELRRLLVGGHTSIPLDLTLIPLRSTSEQSLKTFRSLFINLLHMREITAAKLKQLFLDAFEHSLRSGSVDYIAACEEAFRDVRRMEQDYQALVSAGPLVEALANGVTQREVLRGKLHRISPLLDSLLGTWQDYSGARREELVIQAEHYRGEQDGLQNEQRGGTQEMMRLERAITENQRWLGELAVLKNRFALVEDAKVLEQQLLAAKDAHDELAGALAQSRQFSAEDLDERLRDLEKRLKAVKQQLDHADNNSYSRLREEFSQADVDRLMRLFNGQLFSLPLGEKGIQLDDGEAWVKTLETVLDQFKGSQFEVPGLSIDLSHIEPPALQALADRAALRDQKDRLERELKQLKTQQTVAADRAASKAQAEALYQAVLDAQKAMEDFRKSQTLSAEEPAKLEELAQLEATQDELKRSADAFTERVQQLSAKLQLVGRQLADLEAKERTLEDALRRRQLLPADLPFGKPFMDPVDDSLDNLLPLLNDYQDTWQALQRIDGQIEALYAQVRLKGVAKFDSEDDAERRLQLLINAYAHRQDEALTLAKARRAAVTDIARTLRNIRSDYDNLEHQLALFNREINKRQVSNLASFRIVLAPNKEALRHIDQIIHSAGQYEEGETLSVFDLTNSSDQDAKNEEAKEYLARLVAANGNQLGLKDLFELAFEITKVHGQPVIHTDIDGAASNGTTMTIKALTNMYLLLHLMDREQAGRIRLPYYLDEAADIDERNQQALIETSQQLGFTPILASVKPQVSANVAIDLEGGSGPNGIYIDEADWKFIKRREVAKAATEAEETAAEPA; this is encoded by the coding sequence ATGAGCCAGGAACGCTACGGCATTCGCCGCTTCGCCCTGCTGAACACCGCCGGCTACAGCCTGGGCCTGTTCCCGCTGGAAACCCCGCTATCGATCTACGGCGCCAACAACCTCGGCAAATCGGCCTCGATCAATGCACTGCAGTTCCCGATCCTGGCACGCATGTCGGACATGAGTTTCGGCAAGTACAGCCTGGAGCAGTCGCGCAAGTTCTACTTCGCCACCGATACCAGCTACATCCTGGTGGAAGTCTCCCTGCCCCACGGCCCCCATGTGATCGGTGTGGCCGGTCGCGGTCCGGGCGGCGGCTTCGGTCACCAGTTCTTCGCCTACCGTGGCGAACTGGACCTGGGTCACTACCAGCGCGATGGCACCTGCCTGCGCCAGCGTGAGCTGTTCAACAACCTGGAACGCGAAGGCATCAAGGCCTACGAGCTCAAGCCTGACGAGCTGCGCCGCCTGCTGGTAGGCGGTCATACGTCCATTCCGCTGGACCTGACGCTGATCCCGTTGCGCTCGACCAGCGAGCAGAGCCTGAAGACCTTCCGCTCGCTGTTCATCAACCTGCTGCACATGCGCGAGATCACCGCGGCCAAGCTCAAGCAACTGTTCCTCGATGCCTTCGAGCACAGCCTGCGTTCCGGCAGCGTGGACTACATCGCCGCCTGCGAAGAAGCCTTCCGCGACGTGCGCCGCATGGAGCAGGACTACCAGGCACTGGTTTCCGCCGGCCCGCTGGTGGAAGCCCTGGCCAATGGCGTGACCCAGCGTGAAGTGCTGCGCGGCAAGCTGCATCGCATTTCGCCGCTGCTGGATTCACTGCTGGGCACCTGGCAGGACTACTCCGGCGCCCGCCGCGAAGAACTGGTGATCCAGGCCGAGCACTATCGCGGCGAGCAGGATGGCCTGCAGAACGAACAGCGCGGCGGCACCCAGGAAATGATGCGCCTGGAGCGCGCCATTACCGAGAACCAGCGCTGGCTGGGTGAGCTGGCGGTGCTGAAGAACCGCTTCGCCCTGGTGGAAGACGCCAAGGTGCTGGAGCAGCAGCTGCTCGCGGCCAAGGACGCCCACGACGAACTGGCCGGCGCCCTAGCGCAATCCCGCCAGTTCTCGGCCGAAGACCTGGACGAGCGCCTGCGCGATCTGGAGAAACGCCTGAAGGCCGTCAAGCAGCAGCTCGACCATGCCGACAACAACAGCTACTCGCGCCTGCGCGAGGAGTTCTCCCAGGCCGACGTCGACCGCCTGATGCGCCTGTTCAACGGCCAGCTGTTCAGCTTGCCGCTGGGTGAGAAAGGCATCCAGCTGGACGACGGCGAAGCCTGGGTGAAGACCCTGGAAACCGTGCTCGACCAGTTCAAGGGCAGCCAGTTCGAGGTGCCCGGGCTGTCCATCGACCTCTCCCACATCGAGCCGCCGGCGCTGCAGGCCCTGGCGGACCGTGCCGCATTGCGAGACCAGAAGGACCGCCTGGAGCGCGAGCTGAAGCAGCTCAAGACCCAGCAAACCGTGGCGGCTGACCGCGCCGCGAGCAAGGCCCAGGCCGAAGCCCTCTACCAGGCCGTTCTGGATGCCCAGAAGGCCATGGAAGACTTCCGCAAGAGCCAGACGCTCAGCGCCGAAGAGCCCGCCAAGCTGGAAGAGCTGGCGCAACTGGAAGCCACCCAGGACGAACTCAAGCGTTCAGCCGATGCCTTCACCGAGCGCGTCCAGCAGCTCTCCGCCAAGCTGCAGCTGGTGGGTCGTCAACTCGCTGACCTGGAAGCCAAGGAACGCACGCTGGAAGACGCCCTGCGCCGCCGCCAACTGCTGCCGGCCGACCTGCCCTTCGGCAAACCGTTCATGGACCCGGTGGACGACAGCCTGGATAACTTGCTGCCGCTGCTCAACGACTACCAGGACACCTGGCAGGCGCTACAGCGTATCGACGGCCAGATCGAGGCGCTCTACGCCCAGGTCCGCCTGAAGGGCGTGGCCAAGTTCGACAGCGAAGACGACGCCGAGCGCCGTCTGCAGCTGCTGATCAACGCCTACGCGCACCGCCAGGACGAGGCGCTGACCCTGGCCAAGGCACGCCGTGCTGCGGTCACCGACATCGCCCGTACCCTGCGCAACATCCGCAGCGACTACGACAACCTGGAACACCAGCTGGCCCTGTTCAACCGCGAGATCAACAAGCGCCAGGTGTCCAACCTTGCGAGCTTCCGCATCGTCCTCGCACCGAACAAGGAAGCGCTGCGCCACATCGACCAGATCATCCACAGCGCCGGTCAGTACGAGGAAGGCGAGACGCTCTCCGTCTTCGACCTGACCAACTCGAGCGACCAGGATGCGAAGAACGAAGAGGCCAAGGAGTACCTGGCACGCCTGGTAGCGGCCAACGGCAACCAGTTGGGCCTGAAGGACCTGTTCGAACTGGCCTTCGAGATCACCAAGGTACACGGCCAGCCGGTCATTCATACCGACATCGATGGCGCCGCTTCCAACGGCACCACCATGACCATCAAGGCGCTGACCAACATGTACCTGTTGCTGCACCTGATGGACCGCGAGCAGGCCGGCCGCATCCGCCTCCCCTACTACCTGGACGAGGCGGCGGACATCGACGAGCGCAACCAGCAGGCGCTGATCGAAACCAGCCAGCAACTGGGCTTCACCCCCATTCTCGCCTCGGTGAAACCGCAGGTTTCGGCCAACGTCGCCATTGACCTCGAAGGCGGCAGCGGCCCGAATGGCATCTACATCGATGAGGCGGACTGGAAGTTCATCAAGCGCCGCGAAGTGGCAAAGGCTGCGACCGAGGCGGAGGAAACGGCGGCCGAGCCCGCCTGA
- a CDS encoding paraquat-inducible protein A, whose protein sequence is MRAIDAGIVVCDECHQLNRPESDDDHGHCSRCGAILYPRRPNSVVRTWALLITATILYVPANVLPIMTVNFFGNGAPSTIMGGVLELIHAEMVPIALVVFVASILVPTFKLVGIALLLYSVQRRLPMSPRQRILMYRFIEWIGRWSMLDIFVIAILVALVNFGNLASIEANLGAAAFASVVVITMTAAVTFDPRLIWDNTDMDDENA, encoded by the coding sequence ATGCGCGCCATTGATGCCGGGATCGTCGTCTGTGACGAATGCCACCAGTTGAACCGCCCCGAGTCGGATGACGACCATGGCCACTGCAGCCGCTGCGGCGCCATCCTGTACCCGCGCCGCCCCAACAGCGTCGTGCGTACCTGGGCGCTGCTGATCACCGCAACCATCCTCTATGTGCCGGCCAACGTGTTGCCGATCATGACGGTCAATTTCTTCGGCAATGGCGCGCCCTCGACCATCATGGGCGGCGTGCTCGAGCTGATTCATGCCGAGATGGTACCCATCGCCCTGGTGGTCTTCGTTGCGAGCATCCTGGTGCCCACTTTCAAACTGGTGGGTATCGCACTGCTGCTTTACTCAGTACAGCGACGACTACCCATGTCGCCGAGGCAGCGCATCCTGATGTACCGCTTCATCGAATGGATCGGCCGCTGGTCCATGCTGGATATCTTCGTCATTGCCATCCTTGTGGCGCTGGTGAACTTCGGCAACCTGGCCAGCATCGAAGCCAACCTGGGAGCGGCGGCCTTCGCCAGCGTCGTGGTGATCACCATGACCGCGGCCGTGACCTTTGACCCCAGACTGATCTGGGACAACACCGATATGGACGACGAGAATGCCTGA
- a CDS encoding intermembrane transport protein PqiB, which translates to MPELPTPKTRKTTSWSAIWVLPLVALLIGLWLAWKAMSEAGIEIQIRFENGDGIQVGKTQLMYKGIQVGKVVDLHVSDDIKGVVATVEVMKEAEPYLSKDTRFWLVRPRVSLAGVTGLETLVSGIYIAIDPVKGESARKYTALPEPPPLSDSLPGLHLILKAERLGSLEQGSPVYYRQIQVGQVKSYQLAEDQRTVEIKVHIEQPYAHLVRKHTRFWNASGLNVTAGLSGVKIRTESVLSIMAGGIAFATPEHRQDSPPTDPSIPFRLYDGFESAEAGLRVLLRMDDVSGLSPGNTPVMYNGVQVGTLKKLDMDKDFTGATAELTMEPRTEDYLVEGTEFWTVKPSISLAGITGIEALVKGNYIAVRFAREGTPTREFKVRPKAPPLNTDAPGLHLVLTSDRLGSLEVGSPILFRQMRVGSVQSYQLSRDQQRVVIGIHIEPEFTKLVNESTRFWNSSGITLKGGLSGVEVKSESLQTLLAGGITFTTPDPKAKPVTRPRRFTLYDDESVAIVKGTLIEIVIPQAEGLKEGTPIRFKGIDVGEVETVTLNNDLSGVVVKARLTQAADRIARAGSQFWVVRPELGLLRTANLDTLVSGQYLEVLPAAKPGAPQTRFTALADAPDPIARQEGLRITLSAPRRGSIKPGVIVSYREVPVGKVLAYELGKTADRVFIQVLIEPRYAPLVHSGSRFWHTSGVGVDASLFNGVKVRTESLESMVEGGISFATPNEGQMGNVALNGQTFALHDDAEDEWLTWAPKIPLSK; encoded by the coding sequence ATGCCTGAGCTGCCAACGCCCAAAACCCGCAAAACCACGAGCTGGTCCGCTATCTGGGTTCTACCTCTGGTGGCGTTGCTCATCGGCCTCTGGCTGGCCTGGAAGGCCATGAGCGAAGCAGGCATCGAGATCCAGATCCGCTTCGAGAACGGCGACGGCATCCAGGTCGGCAAGACTCAACTGATGTACAAAGGCATCCAGGTGGGCAAGGTGGTCGACCTGCATGTCAGCGACGACATTAAGGGCGTGGTCGCCACGGTCGAGGTGATGAAGGAAGCCGAACCCTACCTCAGCAAGGACACCCGCTTCTGGCTGGTTCGTCCGCGGGTCTCCCTGGCGGGTGTCACGGGTTTGGAAACCCTGGTGTCGGGTATCTACATCGCCATCGATCCGGTGAAGGGCGAGTCCGCACGCAAGTACACGGCACTGCCTGAGCCGCCACCATTGTCCGACTCGCTACCCGGCCTTCACCTCATACTCAAGGCCGAACGCCTTGGCTCTCTTGAACAGGGCAGCCCGGTTTATTACCGGCAGATCCAGGTTGGTCAGGTGAAGAGCTATCAGTTGGCCGAAGACCAGCGCACGGTCGAGATCAAGGTGCACATCGAGCAGCCCTACGCCCATCTGGTGCGCAAACACACGCGCTTTTGGAACGCCAGCGGGCTCAATGTCACCGCCGGGCTCTCGGGGGTGAAGATCCGTACCGAATCCGTGCTCAGCATCATGGCCGGCGGTATCGCCTTTGCCACACCGGAGCACCGACAGGACAGCCCGCCCACCGATCCCAGCATTCCCTTCCGCCTGTATGACGGCTTCGAATCTGCCGAAGCCGGCCTGAGAGTGCTGTTACGTATGGACGATGTCAGCGGGCTCAGCCCGGGCAACACGCCGGTGATGTACAACGGCGTGCAGGTCGGCACCCTGAAGAAGCTGGATATGGACAAGGACTTCACCGGCGCCACGGCCGAGCTGACCATGGAGCCGCGTACCGAAGACTATCTGGTAGAGGGGACTGAGTTCTGGACGGTGAAGCCGTCGATCTCGCTAGCCGGTATCACGGGCATCGAGGCCCTGGTGAAGGGCAACTACATTGCCGTGCGCTTTGCCAGGGAAGGGACGCCGACCCGCGAGTTCAAGGTTCGTCCCAAGGCGCCGCCGCTGAACACCGATGCCCCTGGCTTGCACCTGGTGCTGACCAGTGATCGCCTCGGGTCGCTGGAAGTCGGGAGCCCGATCCTGTTCCGTCAGATGCGTGTGGGGAGTGTGCAGAGCTACCAGCTCTCCCGCGACCAGCAGCGCGTGGTGATCGGCATTCACATCGAGCCTGAGTTCACCAAGCTGGTGAATGAATCCACCCGCTTCTGGAACTCCAGCGGCATCACCCTCAAGGGCGGTCTGTCGGGCGTCGAAGTGAAGAGCGAGTCCCTGCAGACCCTGCTGGCCGGCGGCATCACTTTTACAACCCCCGATCCCAAGGCCAAGCCCGTAACGCGCCCACGCCGGTTCACCCTGTACGACGACGAATCCGTGGCCATCGTCAAAGGCACCCTGATCGAAATCGTCATTCCCCAGGCCGAAGGCCTCAAGGAGGGTACACCCATCCGCTTCAAGGGCATTGATGTCGGTGAGGTGGAAACCGTGACGCTCAACAACGACCTGTCCGGCGTCGTGGTCAAGGCGCGTCTCACCCAAGCGGCCGATCGCATCGCGCGTGCCGGCAGCCAGTTCTGGGTGGTGCGACCGGAGCTCGGCCTGCTGCGTACGGCCAATCTGGACACCCTGGTCAGTGGCCAGTATCTGGAGGTGTTGCCGGCGGCCAAGCCGGGTGCTCCGCAGACGCGCTTCACCGCGCTTGCCGACGCGCCGGACCCGATTGCCCGCCAGGAAGGCCTGCGCATCACCCTCAGTGCGCCGCGCCGTGGCTCCATCAAGCCCGGCGTGATCGTCAGCTACCGCGAAGTTCCGGTAGGCAAGGTGCTTGCCTACGAACTGGGCAAAACGGCTGACCGTGTGTTCATCCAGGTGCTGATCGAGCCGCGCTATGCGCCCCTGGTGCACAGTGGCAGTCGCTTCTGGCACACCAGTGGTGTCGGCGTGGACGCCAGCCTGTTCAACGGCGTGAAGGTGCGTACCGAGTCCCTGGAGTCGATGGTCGAAGGCGGTATTTCCTTCGCCACGCCGAACGAAGGGCAGATGGGGAACGTCGCTCTCAATGGCCAGACCTTCGCCCTGCATGACGATGCCGAGGATGAATGGCTGACCTGGGCGCCGAAAATTCCCCTGAGCAAGTAA
- a CDS encoding paraquat-inducible protein A, giving the protein MPEQAVERPLSELPLHDLIACHECDLLMRHPDLGEEQKACCPRCGYELLVHRSQMERRALALVLTALLLFVPANFLPIMKLNLLGQTTHDTVWTGVVGLYNTGMEGVAVVVFLCSMVVPLVKLLCQLLVLVCISTRRALGLGLMLYRLYHHLREWGMLEVYLMGILVSIVKLIDLADLHLGVGLACFIGLLLSQVWLEVTMSPHQVWDALDAEGGAHARH; this is encoded by the coding sequence ATGCCTGAACAGGCTGTAGAACGCCCGCTTTCCGAACTCCCTCTACACGATCTGATTGCCTGCCACGAGTGCGATCTATTGATGCGTCACCCTGATCTGGGCGAAGAGCAGAAAGCCTGTTGTCCGCGCTGCGGCTATGAGCTGCTGGTACACCGTTCGCAGATGGAGCGCCGTGCCCTGGCTCTGGTGCTGACCGCATTGCTGCTGTTCGTGCCGGCCAACTTCCTGCCTATCATGAAGCTCAACCTGCTTGGTCAGACGACCCATGACACTGTCTGGACAGGGGTTGTTGGCCTCTACAACACCGGAATGGAAGGTGTTGCCGTAGTCGTGTTCCTGTGCAGCATGGTGGTTCCGCTGGTCAAGCTGCTCTGCCAGCTGTTGGTCCTCGTCTGTATCAGTACCCGCCGTGCCCTCGGCCTGGGCCTGATGCTTTACCGTCTGTACCACCACTTGCGAGAGTGGGGAATGCTCGAGGTCTATCTCATGGGCATCCTGGTTTCCATCGTCAAACTTATCGATCTCGCCGACTTGCATCTGGGCGTCGGTCTGGCCTGCTTCATCGGGCTGCTGCTGTCGCAGGTGTGGCTGGAAGTCACCATGTCGCCGCACCAGGTCTGGGATGCACTGGACGCCGAAGGAGGTGCCCATGCGCGCCATTGA
- the msrQ gene encoding protein-methionine-sulfoxide reductase heme-binding subunit MsrQ — protein sequence MRFKLWKLFVLLVAPVPVGLWLYQAWIFALGPDPGKVLVDRLGLGALWFLLITLAMTPLQKLTGWGGWIAARRQLGLWCFTYVVLHISAYAVFILGLDMQQLLIDLGKRPYIFVGALGFSGLLALAVTSNRFSIRRLGKRWKQLHRLVYAVLAIALLHMLWVVRADMAEWSGYAIAGALLMLLRAPPVERLLPRMFRGVQPG from the coding sequence ATGCGTTTCAAGCTCTGGAAGCTTTTTGTCTTGCTGGTTGCGCCAGTTCCTGTCGGCCTGTGGCTGTACCAGGCGTGGATTTTTGCGCTGGGGCCGGACCCGGGCAAGGTCCTGGTCGATCGCCTGGGTCTAGGGGCGCTCTGGTTTTTGCTGATCACGCTGGCCATGACCCCCTTGCAGAAGTTGACCGGCTGGGGAGGGTGGATTGCGGCACGGCGCCAACTGGGGCTTTGGTGTTTTACCTATGTAGTGCTGCATATCAGTGCGTATGCCGTGTTTATTCTCGGGTTGGACATGCAGCAGTTGCTGATCGACCTGGGCAAGCGGCCGTATATCTTTGTCGGGGCGTTGGGGTTCTCCGGACTGCTAGCGCTTGCCGTCACCTCCAACCGCTTCAGCATTCGGCGCCTGGGTAAACGCTGGAAGCAACTGCACCGCCTGGTTTATGCGGTTCTTGCCATCGCGTTGCTCCACATGCTCTGGGTCGTGCGGGCGGATATGGCTGAGTGGTCCGGCTACGCCATTGCAGGAGCTCTACTGATGCTGTTGCGGGCGCCACCGGTAGAGCGCCTCCTGCCCAGGATGTTCCGAGGCGTTCAGCCGGGATGA
- the ilvC gene encoding ketol-acid reductoisomerase, with protein MRAPHPFRYKRVRNMKVYYDKDCDLSIIQGKKVAIIGYGSQGHAHACNLKDSGVDVTVGLRAGSATVAKAQAHGLTVKSVPEAVAAADLVMILTPDEFQSKLYKEEVEPNLKKGATLAFAHGFAIHYNQVVPRADLDVIMIAPKAPGHTVRSEFVKGGGIPDLVAIYQDASGNAKNVALSYACGVGGGRTGIIETTFKDETETDLFGEQAVLCGGCVELVKAGFETLVEAGYAPEMAYFECLHELKLIVDLMYEGGIANMNYSISNNAEYGEYVTGPEVINAESRQAMRNALKRIQDGEYAKMFIQEGASNYASMTAYRRNNAAHPIEQVGERLRAMMPWISANKIVDKTKN; from the coding sequence GTGCGCGCACCCCATCCCTTTCGTTATAAAAGAGTCAGGAACATGAAAGTTTATTACGACAAAGACTGTGACCTCTCGATCATCCAGGGCAAGAAAGTTGCCATCATCGGTTACGGTTCCCAGGGCCATGCCCATGCCTGCAACCTGAAAGACTCCGGTGTCGACGTAACCGTCGGCCTGCGCGCGGGCTCTGCTACTGTTGCCAAGGCCCAGGCCCACGGCCTGACCGTCAAGAGCGTGCCGGAAGCTGTTGCCGCTGCTGACCTGGTGATGATCCTGACTCCGGACGAGTTCCAGTCCAAGCTGTACAAGGAAGAAGTCGAGCCGAACCTGAAGAAGGGTGCCACCCTGGCCTTCGCCCACGGCTTCGCCATCCACTACAACCAGGTCGTACCGCGCGCTGACCTCGACGTGATCATGATCGCGCCGAAAGCTCCCGGTCACACCGTGCGCTCCGAGTTCGTCAAGGGCGGCGGTATCCCTGACCTGGTCGCTATCTACCAGGACGCTTCCGGCAACGCCAAGAACGTCGCCCTGTCCTACGCTTGCGGCGTGGGCGGCGGCCGTACCGGCATCATCGAGACTACCTTCAAGGACGAGACCGAAACCGACCTGTTCGGTGAGCAGGCCGTACTGTGCGGTGGCTGCGTCGAGCTGGTGAAAGCCGGTTTCGAAACCCTGGTCGAAGCTGGCTATGCGCCGGAAATGGCCTACTTCGAGTGCCTGCACGAGCTGAAGCTGATCGTCGACCTGATGTACGAAGGCGGCATCGCCAACATGAACTACTCGATCTCCAACAACGCCGAGTACGGTGAATACGTAACCGGTCCGGAGGTCATCAACGCCGAATCCCGTCAGGCCATGCGCAACGCTCTGAAGCGCATCCAGGACGGCGAATACGCCAAGATGTTCATCCAGGAAGGTGCCTCGAACTACGCTTCGATGACCGCCTACCGCCGCAACAACGCTGCTCACCCGATCGAGCAGGTTGGCGAGCGTCTGCGTGCGATGATGCCGTGGATCTCTGCCAACAAGATCGTTGACAAGACCAAGAACTAA
- the mksE gene encoding Mks condensin complex protein MksE: MNIDLKEMTQLAPIFRELFKGYHLSRSEPECYAQLSTMQDQYRALFKGLGFELVCDPRGFYYFVPEQMGAQVNKTAQRLALFTFILVEHLADQGRDPLSVLDGGSIGRDELPALLEKYRDLFHQAEVTTHEELEEKVIRRLTQLGFAEDSNGIYRFLPPMHRFLDVCLAVQHDRDLAASLHSTDLELRTPVLMDDDSGDAIVPVDIPEIVEIEAAAESEDDALARAMAEERAAQEENA; the protein is encoded by the coding sequence ATGAATATCGACCTGAAAGAAATGACCCAGCTGGCGCCCATCTTCCGCGAGCTGTTCAAGGGTTATCACCTCTCCCGCAGCGAGCCGGAGTGCTACGCCCAACTGTCCACGATGCAGGACCAGTACCGCGCCCTGTTCAAGGGCCTCGGCTTCGAGCTGGTTTGCGACCCGCGTGGTTTCTACTACTTCGTGCCCGAACAGATGGGCGCCCAGGTGAACAAGACCGCCCAGCGCCTGGCGCTGTTCACCTTCATCCTCGTCGAGCACCTGGCCGACCAGGGCCGCGACCCGCTTTCCGTACTCGATGGCGGCAGCATCGGCCGCGACGAGTTGCCGGCCCTGCTGGAGAAGTACCGCGACCTGTTCCACCAGGCCGAGGTCACCACCCATGAAGAGCTGGAGGAGAAGGTCATCCGCCGTCTCACCCAGCTGGGCTTCGCCGAAGACAGCAACGGCATCTACCGCTTCCTGCCACCGATGCACCGCTTCCTCGACGTGTGCCTGGCCGTGCAGCACGACCGCGACCTGGCTGCCAGCCTGCACAGCACTGACCTGGAACTGCGCACGCCAGTGCTGATGGATGACGACAGCGGCGATGCCATCGTCCCCGTCGACATCCCTGAAATCGTCGAAATCGAAGCAGCTGCAGAATCCGAAGACGACGCCCTGGCCCGCGCCATGGCCGAAGAACGCGCCGCCCAGGAGGAAAACGCATGA
- the pssA gene encoding CDP-diacylglycerol--serine O-phosphatidyltransferase: MNERPEDPNQSADGDSLLPIDEHVEEGQDAEGRKVRHRGIYLLPNLFTTANLFAGFYAIVNAMNGNFSVAAATIFVAMVLDSLDGRVARLTNTQSAFGAEYDSLSDMVAFGVAPALLAFEWALSGLGSVGLTVAFIFVAGAALRLARFNTQIGKVDKRYFIGLASPAAAGMVAGTVWAFSDFGIKGSNMSFIVALLVALAGMLMVSNIKFYSFKDLDLKGRVPFVAILIVVLAFAVVFSDPPRILLLIFLAYAASGPVQYLLQLRRRKQVE; this comes from the coding sequence ATGAATGAACGTCCCGAAGATCCGAATCAGTCTGCTGACGGCGACAGCTTGCTGCCCATCGACGAGCATGTCGAGGAGGGGCAGGACGCCGAAGGTCGCAAGGTTCGGCATCGCGGTATCTATCTGCTACCCAATTTGTTCACCACCGCCAACCTGTTCGCTGGCTTCTACGCCATCGTCAACGCCATGAATGGCAACTTCTCGGTGGCGGCTGCTACCATTTTTGTTGCCATGGTGCTGGACAGCCTCGACGGTCGCGTCGCCCGACTCACCAACACTCAGAGCGCCTTCGGAGCCGAGTACGACTCTCTGTCGGACATGGTTGCCTTCGGCGTGGCTCCGGCACTGCTTGCATTCGAGTGGGCGCTGAGCGGGTTGGGCAGCGTTGGCCTGACCGTTGCTTTCATCTTTGTGGCGGGTGCGGCGCTTCGACTGGCGCGCTTCAACACCCAGATCGGCAAAGTGGACAAGCGCTATTTCATCGGTCTCGCCAGCCCAGCCGCAGCCGGTATGGTTGCGGGTACCGTCTGGGCCTTCAGCGATTTCGGGATCAAGGGCTCGAACATGTCCTTCATCGTCGCCCTGCTGGTCGCTCTTGCCGGCATGCTGATGGTGAGCAACATCAAGTTCTACAGTTTCAAGGACCTCGATCTGAAAGGACGCGTGCCCTTTGTGGCCATCCTGATCGTGGTGCTGGCCTTCGCCGTGGTGTTCAGCGACCCGCCGCGCATTCTCCTGCTGATCTTCCTGGCTTACGCCGCGTCCGGCCCGGTGCAATACTTGCTCCAGTTGCGCCGCCGCAAGCAGGTCGAGTGA